A genome region from [Limnothrix rosea] IAM M-220 includes the following:
- a CDS encoding P-loop NTPase fold protein produces the protein MQKSDLTQSETIDFAKHPELVSSFKIILGEIETIIDVLQQENLDFLLLSKLNRNLLENFHLIVSKYPEAQQYYQQNSYQLDALEYTPRQLELPTDIEHIRHNREQILERLKQAHQCIQRPIEQANIHINYVPQGISNDLAQGDDQLSIEDELQAIADVLLLRQLEPPIAVGILGTWGSGKSFGMHLIQQRVNEIRCGNRQTVEAWGEGLEENDPDREKKLSPYVGHIYQIKFSAWSYAKSNLWASLMGQIFAELNEQITFERQLQKAGVDLLQGGKIWEALEKLNEGDRQFFLEQNLDPETLARLRKIELKSELNDELIMTLRRSQKQAQKDLENQEQLLDQTQKALRERQLEIAEGMDNNLTLVLKSSPEILSQIHKYFGENIELKVTEQIQTKDPNFDPQNVKELIQVFGESANLFLGDRQPDVLSMPSLWRWAKRAWQPLLLFLIFVVLCILLPWKVAPWLANLVSSTPDSTGWENLFETVGLLVPGTPALIHLRDLVGRFNQWSQEAKLTIHETQKKLQQKMRTEIEKDEEAQKLNARLTILKKDIEHKREQLPELQYDSLAEFLGDRLKPENYNNYLGMINQVQVDLQALSDKLLPPKEKRGEKIKELFPRGEPRVILYIDDLDRCPPKRVVEVLETVQLLLKTQLFVVVLAVDDRYIARALEEVYSGVLKRRGKPSGIDYLEKIIQIPYRMRPISPDTISRYLGSQINILREKSDEPEAATLPQKSLPPALEQAPIQPISAQKPAPPMQQTSDAGNGAIAQQQDFMPAQQTIQSEKLEPIEPEPETSDLGTNINEINTIEQDELALIIKCCQYVDITPRTGKRLINIYKILKIIWQKRQDPSPETKQILFSFLALSGRYPDFMRNLFEEIDTELQENLDDPANQFDYVYLLEKLHPQVPKADYHAQREWRKFTADISRMMPTNPFILSKDDFELALSFCFVGDIGYDPDDFSQNPIMPT, from the coding sequence ATGCAAAAATCAGACCTTACTCAATCTGAAACTATCGACTTTGCCAAACACCCCGAACTTGTTAGCTCCTTCAAAATAATTTTGGGTGAAATTGAAACAATTATCGATGTTTTGCAACAAGAAAATCTCGACTTTTTATTATTAAGTAAACTCAACAGAAATTTACTTGAAAACTTTCATTTAATTGTGAGTAAATATCCAGAAGCCCAGCAATATTATCAACAAAATTCTTATCAACTGGATGCTTTAGAATATACTCCTAGACAGCTAGAACTACCCACTGATATTGAACATATCCGGCATAATCGAGAGCAAATACTTGAAAGACTTAAGCAGGCTCATCAATGTATTCAGCGACCTATTGAGCAGGCTAACATTCATATCAATTATGTTCCTCAAGGGATTAGTAACGATCTTGCTCAGGGGGATGATCAGCTCAGTATTGAAGATGAGCTTCAAGCCATAGCGGACGTTTTACTTTTACGACAACTAGAACCCCCGATCGCCGTCGGGATTTTAGGGACATGGGGTAGCGGCAAATCCTTTGGTATGCATTTGATTCAGCAGCGAGTAAACGAAATTCGTTGTGGGAATCGGCAGACTGTTGAGGCTTGGGGAGAAGGATTAGAGGAAAACGATCCGGATCGAGAGAAGAAATTATCCCCCTATGTGGGACATATTTACCAAATTAAATTTAGTGCTTGGAGCTATGCGAAATCGAACCTATGGGCTAGTCTTATGGGGCAGATTTTTGCAGAGCTAAATGAGCAAATTACCTTCGAGCGACAGTTACAGAAAGCTGGTGTAGATTTGCTGCAGGGGGGCAAGATTTGGGAGGCGCTCGAAAAACTAAATGAGGGCGATCGCCAATTTTTTTTAGAGCAAAATCTTGATCCAGAAACCCTCGCACGATTGCGTAAAATCGAGCTAAAAAGTGAGCTAAATGACGAGCTGATTATGACATTGCGGCGATCGCAAAAACAAGCTCAAAAAGACCTTGAAAATCAAGAACAATTATTAGATCAAACTCAAAAAGCACTAAGGGAACGCCAGCTTGAGATTGCTGAAGGCATGGATAATAATCTTACCCTTGTCCTCAAATCTTCCCCAGAAATCCTCAGCCAAATTCATAAATATTTCGGTGAAAATATCGAGCTAAAAGTCACCGAGCAAATCCAAACAAAAGACCCAAATTTTGATCCACAGAATGTTAAAGAGCTAATCCAAGTTTTTGGTGAAAGTGCAAATTTATTTTTAGGCGATCGCCAACCCGATGTCCTATCCATGCCAAGCCTATGGAGATGGGCAAAGCGAGCATGGCAACCATTATTACTCTTTCTGATTTTTGTTGTTTTATGTATTTTATTGCCCTGGAAAGTTGCCCCTTGGTTGGCAAATCTCGTTTCGTCTACACCCGATTCAACGGGTTGGGAAAATCTTTTTGAGACGGTCGGATTATTAGTGCCCGGCACGCCAGCCCTAATTCACTTGAGAGATTTAGTCGGTCGCTTTAATCAGTGGTCGCAGGAAGCAAAATTAACCATCCATGAAACCCAAAAAAAATTACAGCAAAAGATGCGTACCGAAATTGAAAAAGACGAAGAAGCGCAAAAACTAAATGCCCGTTTAACCATACTCAAAAAAGACATCGAACATAAACGTGAACAATTGCCAGAGTTGCAATATGATTCCCTCGCTGAATTTTTGGGCGATCGCCTCAAGCCAGAAAACTACAATAACTATCTGGGCATGATTAACCAAGTCCAAGTTGATTTACAAGCACTCAGCGACAAATTATTGCCCCCTAAAGAAAAGCGCGGCGAAAAAATCAAAGAACTTTTCCCCCGTGGTGAACCGAGGGTTATTCTCTATATCGATGACCTAGATCGCTGCCCCCCTAAACGTGTTGTGGAGGTACTCGAAACAGTCCAGTTATTATTAAAGACCCAGCTTTTTGTCGTGGTGTTGGCCGTGGATGATCGCTATATTGCCCGGGCATTAGAAGAAGTTTATTCCGGTGTACTGAAGCGTCGCGGCAAACCCTCTGGCATCGATTATCTCGAAAAGATTATCCAAATCCCCTACCGGATGCGTCCCATCTCCCCTGACACGATTAGTCGCTATCTCGGCTCTCAAATCAATATTCTAAGGGAAAAATCCGACGAACCCGAAGCCGCTACACTTCCACAAAAATCATTACCGCCAGCCCTAGAGCAAGCACCCATTCAACCAATCTCTGCACAGAAACCCGCCCCCCCGATGCAACAAACAAGTGACGCTGGGAATGGGGCGATCGCCCAACAGCAAGACTTTATGCCAGCCCAGCAAACCATACAATCAGAAAAATTAGAACCAATTGAACCCGAACCAGAAACCTCAGATTTAGGCACCAATATCAACGAAATCAACACCATCGAACAAGACGAACTTGCTCTAATCATCAAATGCTGTCAGTACGTCGATATCACGCCCCGCACAGGCAAACGGCTGATCAATATCTATAAAATCCTCAAAATCATTTGGCAAAAACGCCAAGACCCATCACCTGAAACCAAACAAATTTTGTTCTCCTTTCTCGCTTTATCAGGGCGTTATCCAGACTTTATGCGCAATCTCTTTGAGGAAATTGACACTGAGCTACAAGAAAACCTCGATGACCCAGCAAATCAGTTCGATTATGTCTACTTGCTTGAAAAACTGCATCCCCAAGTTCCCAAAGCTGATTATCATGCCCAACGCGAATGGCGAAAATTCACCGCAGACATCAGCCGTATGATGCCCACTAATCCTTTTATCCTAAGCAAAGACGATTTCGAATTAGCCTTATCTTTCTGTTTTGTGGGTGATATTGGTTATGATCCTGATGATTTTTCCCAAAACCCCATTATGCCGACTTAA
- a CDS encoding N-acetylmuramoyl-L-alanine amidase has translation MGRIFISAGHGGMEGGLLDPGAVAGNTTEAQQMILLRDQLVPEIRRLKLEVLAVPDDLSAADTIRWINARARSGDIALELQTDAFTDPSVSGATAYYIANNSDRKDHANLLLKSLLRRVPELTSRGAKPDTQTGLGRLPFCREVMIPSLLLDVGFLTSPGDRRLLINRRKDFALGIAEGLAAWLQDLNGLVPNIPETTYPAINILINKQSYEEQGILINGNSYLPVDLVDRLGVNVLVQESLRLVQYQGIVYVKAIELRNFNVTVGWDKETRTLILSSIRAVCPGQLDRIMGVGNTSEVQMIVFLKNNNPSALQQFPELPKLYREEAAIEGVNADIAFAQMCLETSFLQFIGDVDASQNNFANLGSAGGGTAGATFPSARVGVRAHIQHLKAYASLEPVVQEIVDPRFRFVTRGIAPLIQQLSGRMSADLQYGDRLLAMVRRLYESAKLL, from the coding sequence ATGGGCAGAATCTTTATTTCCGCAGGGCACGGTGGCATGGAAGGGGGTCTTCTCGATCCCGGTGCTGTTGCAGGTAATACGACAGAAGCACAACAAATGATTCTTTTGCGGGATCAACTCGTGCCAGAAATACGGCGCTTGAAGCTAGAAGTTTTAGCGGTGCCGGATGATCTCAGTGCAGCGGATACAATTCGCTGGATTAATGCCCGTGCCCGTTCTGGTGATATTGCCCTTGAGCTGCAAACGGATGCCTTTACTGATCCGAGTGTGAGTGGTGCTACGGCTTACTATATTGCCAATAATAGTGATCGCAAAGATCACGCTAATCTTTTACTCAAGTCTTTATTGCGTCGCGTGCCGGAACTGACAAGTCGCGGGGCAAAACCGGATACCCAGACGGGTTTAGGTCGTTTGCCTTTTTGTCGGGAGGTGATGATTCCGTCGTTACTGCTTGATGTGGGCTTTTTAACGAGTCCGGGCGATCGCCGGCTACTGATTAACCGCCGTAAGGATTTTGCCCTTGGTATTGCTGAGGGTTTGGCGGCATGGCTACAGGATCTCAATGGTTTGGTGCCGAATATCCCCGAAACGACCTATCCTGCCATCAATATTTTGATTAATAAGCAGTCCTATGAAGAGCAAGGGATTTTAATTAACGGCAACTCTTATTTGCCTGTGGATCTTGTGGATCGTCTTGGAGTGAATGTTCTTGTGCAGGAATCTCTGCGTCTGGTGCAGTACCAAGGCATTGTCTATGTGAAGGCGATCGAGCTGCGAAATTTTAACGTGACGGTGGGCTGGGATAAGGAGACGCGCACTTTAATTTTGTCTTCGATTCGGGCGGTTTGTCCGGGGCAACTGGATCGCATTATGGGGGTGGGCAATACGTCTGAGGTGCAGATGATTGTCTTTCTGAAAAATAATAATCCATCGGCTTTGCAACAATTTCCTGAGTTACCGAAGTTATACCGTGAAGAGGCGGCCATTGAAGGGGTTAATGCAGATATTGCTTTTGCGCAAATGTGTCTGGAAACGTCATTTTTGCAATTTATTGGTGATGTGGATGCGTCCCAGAATAATTTTGCGAATCTTGGTTCGGCGGGCGGTGGTACGGCTGGGGCGACTTTCCCTAGTGCTCGTGTTGGTGTGCGTGCCCATATTCAGCATCTGAAGGCCTATGCTAGTTTAGAGCCTGTGGTGCAGGAAATTGTTGATCCTCGTTTTCGTTTTGTGACCCGTGGTATTGCGCCACTCATCCAGCAGCTTTCGGGTCGGATGTCGGCGGATTTACAGTATGGCGATCGCCTGCTGGCGATGGTGCGTCGTCTCTATGAATCGGCAAAATTGCTTTAA
- the recR gene encoding recombination mediator RecR codes for MYTPPLARLIEQFQRLPGIGPKTAQRLALYILKRPEKDIEAFAQALLNAKKQVGVCQTCFHLSATSVCDICSHPKRLQDTICVVADSKDVIALEKTREYRGTYHVLGGVISPMDGIGPEQLTIQSLVQRASDEAITEVILAINPSVEGETTTLYLAQLLRPFVKVTRIAFGLPMGGDLEYADEVTLARALEGRREL; via the coding sequence ATTTATACGCCGCCCCTTGCCCGTCTGATCGAACAATTTCAGCGTCTCCCCGGCATTGGCCCCAAAACTGCCCAGCGTCTTGCTTTGTATATTCTCAAGCGCCCTGAAAAGGACATTGAGGCTTTTGCTCAGGCATTGCTCAATGCGAAAAAACAGGTGGGAGTTTGCCAAACGTGTTTTCATCTTTCGGCGACATCGGTCTGTGATATTTGTAGTCATCCGAAACGGCTACAGGACACGATTTGTGTGGTGGCGGATTCGAAGGATGTGATTGCCCTCGAAAAAACTAGAGAATATCGGGGTACATACCATGTGCTTGGTGGTGTGATTTCGCCGATGGATGGTATTGGCCCTGAGCAGTTAACGATTCAGTCGTTGGTGCAGCGGGCGAGTGATGAAGCGATTACGGAAGTGATTCTCGCGATTAATCCCAGTGTGGAGGGGGAAACGACAACGTTGTACCTTGCTCAGCTCCTTAGACCTTTTGTAAAGGTGACGCGTATTGCTTTTGGTTTGCCGATGGGGGGTGATCTTGAATATGCTGATGAAGTGACGTTGGCTCGTGCCCTCGAAGGTCGTCGTGAACTGTAG
- a CDS encoding nitroreductase family protein, with product METLEAVYQRRSIKHFDAKHEMPADIEQKILDATIQSPTSFNIQHWRLVVIKDPKLRQQVRAVGFDQAQITDASLLIIFTGDTKAWEKAPERYWVNAPEEVSKTITGMIAPFYAGKEWLQRDEAQRSIGMAMQTAMLTAKGLGYDSCPMIGFEIEQVAALINLPPDYVMGPMVAIGKRIQDPWDKPGQLSLSEIVKENTF from the coding sequence ATGGAAACCCTAGAAGCCGTATACCAACGCCGTTCGATTAAGCATTTCGACGCAAAGCACGAGATGCCCGCCGACATTGAGCAAAAAATACTAGATGCCACAATCCAATCACCGACCAGCTTTAATATTCAACACTGGCGACTGGTGGTGATCAAAGACCCAAAACTACGCCAACAAGTGAGAGCCGTCGGTTTTGACCAAGCCCAAATCACCGATGCATCTCTACTCATCATATTCACAGGCGACACAAAAGCTTGGGAGAAAGCCCCCGAACGTTACTGGGTTAATGCGCCAGAAGAGGTTTCAAAAACAATTACAGGGATGATCGCGCCTTTCTACGCAGGCAAGGAATGGTTACAGCGGGATGAAGCCCAACGCTCCATTGGGATGGCGATGCAAACAGCGATGCTGACAGCCAAGGGTTTAGGCTATGATTCTTGCCCGATGATTGGTTTTGAAATTGAGCAGGTCGCAGCACTCATTAATTTGCCGCCCGACTATGTCATGGGGCCCATGGTTGCCATCGGTAAGCGCATCCAAGACCCTTGGGATAAACCCGGTCAACTCTCTCTTTCTGAAATTGTGAAAGAAAATACTTTCTAG